The region GGACTCTCGGGAGCTGGAGATGCGGCTGCAGATGTCCACGTAGGACACTTGCTCACATGTACCACTAAGACACACATGACCACTTCACACAGGAAGTCTGATTGCCCGACTGCTCGCCTGAGCCTTGGGTTCGGCTCCGGCTCACctacaaccctaatgaggataagcgcaatggaaaatggacggatggatgaaaTTGTCTAAGGGCATAAAGTTGAAATGTTGACAGTAATCACTAATTCCCATTTGGGGAATAACGGGGTGAACATGGTAGTTTGGTTTAATTGTGGTTATGATAATGAGGTGGTCCTTGAAAAATGTCTCTGACCCATAAGATGCAATAGGCCCGCTTTATCTTTTGTGTCCAGACTCAGCGAGCAGACGGACTTGTTTCCAGTCTTGGTCCCCTTGACGGTCAACTACTCGGTGGACATGTCCCTCACATTGTAAGTACAGCAGCTCAGGGGGAACTCTAAGACCACGTTATCCTAACCCTCTTCCTTGCCTATGACAGGACCCGTCAGCCGGGTCCCACCCCCTTCAGCGGTCACGTGCTGGGCGAGTCTGCCATGAAGAGCACCGAGGATGTGGGCCCTTTGCTCATCTTCACCTTCCAAGTCAGTCCAAGGCTCTGTTCCcaaccctccattcattcccTATTCCCGAACCCACTAAATAGGGATTTGGATATAGTGGCCCTAGAAGTTCCTAATATGTCCACTGAAATtacttttttgtcatgtttagggAGCATGGAATGAGTGACTGATTCTAAACAAAAGCAGACGGTGTGTTTTAAagccagggttgggagggttacttttaaaatgtaatccatttcaGTTACAatttacctgctaaaaaatgcaGTTAGTAACacaatccaagtaccataatattaaagtaatgtaactggattactccaatattgagtatgctcatgaagacaaaataaaaataaatatcaccacaatatatattctatacaatgtgcccctgctatttgcgggtgacagggacccgggcagcctacaaatagaaaaaatccttgtgtaattaaaaagcatgtaggctattgattgaaggccatatgctattttcgaactgtcactgaaagcaaccacacctcagatagatagataaatagatagatagtcatccaatgaggatgacgatgtgtgacatcaactgcaaaatgaacttttatcccagtcacaagtttagctgtgtatacagtatgttgtgtatgatgtctaaatagtgaattggtgggaacGCTAATTGGGCACTTAAAAAGGTCATTGAGGGCACAAACTACTGTCGGCGACAACGTCTCCACTGACTGCACCTTCCAACAGTactacaaaatggccgactcgcTATATAATGGATAGAGAGGGATTAGAAACCCAGAGCAAGTCCACATTGACTCCTGCTGGATGTTCTGAACGGTACCCCCTGTCCGGCAGTTGCACGTGGGCAGGTGGACGCCGGGTCGTTGGGGCAACTTGGAGCTGGCGTTTGATTGGCCGAGTGAGCTGTCCAACGGGAAGTGGCTGCTCTACCTGACGGACATCTCGCTGAACGGAAGCGCCGAGGTGCGATGCATTCCGGCCGGCAATGTGCTCAATCCGCTCCACCTCAAGGTTGGTAACTATGACGACACCTTATGTCAAATGGGGAGGGGGAaacttttgagtttttaaagGGGGCCAGCACTTTCCTAGATGAGCTCACATGAATTATGTGCACCAGCTATCCACAGAGGAGAGTgggaggagggagaggcggAGTCCAGCCCAGAAAGAGGAAATGATGAAGGAAGAGGGGGTGGGACGCAGCCCACCACGCAGCAACAAGTCTTATATTCTGGTAGGACCTCCAGCAGGGAGCGCCCCTGACCCAGATAAAACACACCAGCTCGCTACTAtaactgcatgtgtgtgtgcgtgtaggacTGCGTGAACGGCGGTGCCAAGTGCGTTCACTTTGCATGTCCGCTGTCGCACGTAAAGAAGAGCGCTAGTGTGACCCTCGGAGCACGCCTGTGGAAGGCCACCATGTTGGaggttcttcttcctctttgccTTACTGCACGTGCACAATGGAAAGCCCATTGAGCATTTCTTCCACATCCTTGAACAACAACTTTAGGTCCGTTTACTAGTGTGTCACTAGTAATTTTCCACTACTAGTGCCACTGTGccattaacccctgggcgttatttgtccattttctggcttttttctgtttttcatcaaagaaaaagcatttgaaaaaaatacactagggacctgacattttaccaggattgtttgaaaatgtagaagttcaaattggcgccatgctgtaatttataattattaccaaacaggagggagagattcacacgaagttgttgtaataatgcccgattttggctcattgactcccattataaatcacagtttttgatatgctgtaaacctgatgtgttataatgcattttccgtgattactgatgcaatcgcttctttgacgagtcataaacatgaaaatagaggaatttgtgtgtttagagtgttaacacaaaaatccactaggtggcgccaaaggctaataaatgaatacaaaatgcatgcatcaaaaagttatattgttatgacttatggacttgtttgagcctctaactatgccatatgaaatatataaattattattttattttatatatatatatataccatagttagtcttgctattagcataatactgctattgttgtccaaagggggcattaaaaaaataaataaaaataaaaactatataagtgtagataggtctgatgccactgaacattttgagtggttgaaagtaaaaaaaatattcataaatgactaagttatcgcacttcaaaggaaatttcgtattttggcaaaattacaagagttttgtgctatttggaaaactgccattgtgtgaaaactgggcatgcagaaaaaattatattgttatgacttatggacttattcaagcctctaaatatgtcatatgaaatattcaaattagtcttttattttatatatatatacagcatagttagtcttgctattagtaTAATACCgatattattgtccatagggggcattaaaaaaattaattaaataaaaactatatgtatagataggtctgatgccactgaacattttgagcggttgaaaatggggaaaaaaagttatctcacttcaaaggaaatgcctgattttggcaaaattacaagagttttgtgctattcagaaaaatgccattgtgaaaaactgggcatgcataaaacaattatattgttatgacttatgaccttgtttgagcctctaactatgtcatatgaaatattcaaattagtcttttattttatatatatatatatatatatatatatatatatatatagcatagttagtcttgctattagcataatactgctattattgtccatagggggcattaaaaaaaaaaaaaaaaaaaaaagtatatatgtatagataggtttgatcccactgaacattttgagcgattgaaagtgaaaaaaataaaaaagttatctcacttcaaaggaaatgccagattttggcaaaattacaagagttttgtgctattcagaaaaatgccattgtgaaaaactgggcatgcataaaaaaaattctattgttatgacttatggacttattcaagcctctaaatatgtcatatgaaatattcaaattagacctttattttttcctttatacagcatagttaattttgctgttagcataatactgctatttttgtccatagagggcattaaaaaaactttttttttttttaactatatataaatagataggtctgatgccagtgaacattttgagcggttgaaagtgaaaaaaatattcataaatgacaatggcaaaaattacaagaattcaatcaaactataataacgcccagggggcATGACTAACACTCTAAAAAAGAGATTTGTTTGAGTTAATTCAAAGTGATTATACTAAATGTAATGAACATTAAACTTAATTTATTCACTTTGATTAACATTAAACTTAATAAATTCACTTTGGAtaaacttaattcaatcgtgtgttaccaattgaagcagttttattaagttggtcaacaattctttttttagagtgtagtacaCAACTGTGCTGCACTAGTAACACTGTAGTGGGCATGTGTCACTCACTAGTAGCCCTGTGAACCCTACTAGTAGCCATGTGGCCACCTTCTTTGCTgggttttctttaaaaatttaaaaaatcacgcCAATGTAAACAGTACAATTCTGTTTTATTTCGAAATCTGACCCAGACCTATTTTCTATGTGGATATCAATTGACTATGTATCAAAACAGACACCACCCAAAAGCAATGGCAAATGCGTTCACATACATTCACTCATCCCGACTCCTGAACAACAAAGGGATTTTTTTCGCAGACAATTTTAGGAACTATCTAGGTCAACTCGAAAGTAGGAAATGATGAATAAGATATAGAAGAAATGCACAAATGGCTTTCTAGCACCCCCTAGTggagcactgaagcaacttatcTGCGTGTTAGCACTTCATGGATGCCAGGGCCGTACTGCTTCGGGGACGGGCCACCCTCAGGCTGGGCGCAATTGATATGGAGCCCCCCAGCGCACAGGTGACACTAGCACCCCACGCTGCTGATTGCAGGCAACAACAATATTGATGCAACACTGGAGTTGTTTGCAGATGGAGGTCTACGCTTACCCAGATGTGGAGAGGTGGGTGGGCAGCGGCGCCCCCCTGTTGATGATTGTGGCGTCCATCCTGGCTGGACTGGGCCTGCTGGCGCTCATCTGCATGCTGCTGTGGAAGGTAAACTTAACTGAGTGTGTGACAGGGGGTCTTCGCAGTGGAAGGGGGTGAGGGTGGGGTATCTTCAAGAGCTTCCTTCTGCTTACTTTGTCTTCCTGCTCATTTCCCGGTTGCTTCTTTCTCAAATCCTGCTGACTTCCTGGCCGCAGTGCGCCTTCTTTGTGCGGGATCGCGCTTGGCGAGCAGCGGCACAGCACCAGGGTAAGATCTTGGCAGCAGAGGAGCGGCACGCACAGCAGGATGCCGTCTCGGCTGAAACCAGAAACAAACCCAAACGCTGGCGCACCTGGACCGTCGTTGACTGACGTGCTGCACGCCTTCATGAAAACACCTCACAGCCATAATCTCACTGGGGGCACCAACATGGTGCACATAGACACCAGGTTGCACCTAAAGACCAAATGAGTAGCCCgcaggcctgttctaaaaaatagctcactggtgagatgtcagatttttttatgttgctattttttttttttttttatcaggtttGCTTTGGTGTAacatttcttaaaaacaaaGGTCAGCATTGTAGCACATTcatttgagcaaatgtgttcTTTCCGAGCTGTGTGTGGTGGTTGCTCTGTTCTTAATAATCGGTACACAATCGGAGTTCTCACTTTCAAAAAGGTCATAACTTTGTGTTTGCGTGTTCTGTGCTGTCTACATTTGTGTCACGACTGAAGCCTGTAAATCACCAAATTGATGGACAGCTCAGAAATGAGGTCTCTGTTTCGTAATTGTATTGTTCGTTTTGTAAAACTTGTAATTGTCCGGCCTGTGGTCGTTAACGCTAGCCTTAGCTAATGAGTCTGACAGTCTTTCCTCGTTGGTATTTTGTAAACTGTATTGATGTCAAACTTGTTTGTGGATTAAAATTAACTGTTCGGGAGAATGTcaacatttgaataaaaacaacacaaatgcacTCCACCAGTCAGCAAACACATAGTGGTGACAAACAACAGTAAAGTGCTACCTCCACTAGCTTATGCAACATCCAACAACATCTGAGCAAGTTCAGGTTCAAACCATCATGTCAACCCGCAGCATAAACGGGGAGGCTGCTAACCTGTTTTGTTTAGGTCATGCAACGTTCGCTTTTGGTTCATTTTGGTCACCAGCAGAGGGCGATATTGCCCACATGGTGGCCTTCTGAGACCGATGAATTATTTGAGGTTATGATAATGGTGGCACATGCAAGGTAcgcttgcaaaaaaataattacagctCACAGCTTATCACTATAAAACATAAGTACTTGTCTATGGTGGACCTAGATAGTTCCtccactaaaataaaaaattcttcaaaaaaaaaaaagaggcctcaAGCTCATTTTGGCCACTCTGAGAATAACTTCATtcttaaaataagcaattaCACCTTGGCGTTTTTAAAACAGCCAAACAACTGCCTGAAGAAAAGCCCCCCTAATATCttaacgctaattagcatctatgttgcAATGCTTTAACTCTTTTGAGTTATTTGAACACATGCAATGCAATACATGTAGACGGACAATATAACAGTACTCACTGTCATTATGTAATCTTGATGTCACTTGAGCTGTAGGCAGGACAAGCCCCGCTGGCAGCTGCATCCATGCAGGAAAGTTAAGTATATGGTGGCCATGTATAAGGTGGCCAAGGTTTGCACATGAGAAGGAGCAGCATTATTGAAGGAGAAAATGTgactaaaacattttattttaaaagtcattTGATAATGTAGTATATTATTAtaaagtgctatttttttcattaaaaaatacactgcaacattgggggggggggggactgtaATGGATAAAGGcattgaaattcatttcaatagagaGAGATGACTTGAGAtaaatgttttgagttacaagtgaGGACAAAGAACAAATTAAACCCTCATCTTAAAGCACCACTGTGTATCATCATaagatgggaaaaaatgttgaagtggttaaaaaaaataacaattatgtTAGTTTCTGAAAGTATGCAGACCAACTACCACACTGTCAGGTCCAGGTCTTCGTGTTCCCAGAGGTCTTCATCAGCAGGAAGATTCTCCACCTGACATGACGACATCATCACTAGGGATTGGCGGACATCGCATGAACATCGAACAACAGCAAACACAACCGCTCACCTGGTCCCGATTCTGGTCTGAGTTGTGGACCTGGATGAGTCCTTCAGGCTCCTCGGAGAAGAGATGTTCCGCCGAGCGTCGCAGCTCCACCATGACTTTCCCCTCACCTGACGGACACCTGCATACGTGAGCATCAGCCAGGACGACATCGCCGTGGCGACAAGCTGGCACGAGCGGTACTGGCTAACCTAGCAGAACCAGCAACACTGTGGAGAAGGCCTGAACCGCTGCTCTGTCTCGCACCAGCTTGTGTAAGCTTCTGCGTTTCTGCAGCAACGTTTCGGGacctgcacacacacaggagaTTTGAGATATAAATTTAATTGTTGCATGACCATGTTTATAAGTCAAAACACTCAGATTCAAAATCATCTTCATGAAtaatttttgaatgaaaaaaagcaCTCTATATTAGTGTAACGTGGACCCCcactcatttgtgttttttgttgaccCAATTTCCCATCTGGAGATGCTGTGCgtctcaaatatttttgtctacACGTGTTTCtgcactgtttgtgttcaattCAGGGCAGggcaattaatttaaattttatcgTGAATTTAATTTTAGATTCTGATTCATGAAAACATGTGTCAACAATGTCATATAGATGTTAATTCAAGTTCAAttcttttaagaaaaaaatatatttcttatcACTCCTTTCTCAAGTCACTAtaacaaaatgttgttgttgtggagCGGACGAAAAAAATGTGCACCAAAAGTCCACAGCATCTGTGTTGTGTTGTGAACGACTGTCTCATCACCACATCATGTGTGCTATCACCTACCGGTGTGCACCAAGACGTCCTCCACCATAGCAGCTCCTCGCGTGCTCACGCCGTGACGCGGGAAAGAGATCTCGACCACGCAGCCCAGCTTCACACGCACTTGCCCGCTTACATCCGCtttgtcttcctcctcatcaGGAAGCTCCTTCAGCTACACAGGAAGTGTTTGCATCACATGACGCTCGCAATCGCCACAACAAATATTGCACTGGTAAAACAATCAATGCAATTACTGCGATAATGTCACAAGTCCATCCATTGAATCCCAGGCAATGATTGGCCAAGTCCACGCAGCGGGCGTGGCTGAGAGGTCTGCTGCGGGACAGGAAGTGAGGAGTCTGTTTGGAGCTGAGCTTCACCTTACCACACATGCACAAGCACACACTCCTTTAGCATTCGGTAACAAAAAAGGAGAATAAGAGAATGTGCACGTGTGCACCTTGAGCGGCGTGTTCTGGAAGAGCATAGATCCATCTGTGCTCTGTTGGGCTTTGCGAGCCTGAGCCGCCGAGTAGAACTTGATCATGCCGTTGAAACCGGGCGAGCTCAGCGGGTCGTTAGAATGTACCTTCACCAGGTAGAGGGGACCGAATGACGAGAAAATCTCGTGCAAGCGCTCCTACAAGCATATACATGGCACAGACACATTAATTCACATATgtgtacataaatacatatatgtaAATTTGCACATACAGCGTACATACACACAATACTTCACACATACACTCAAGTTGAGGTGTGTACTGACGTGTATGTGTGCCTCGGTAAGGTCCGGCGTAATGTTCCACACAAACAAAGTCTTGTTGTTCTCCACAGGAACCAAAAATTCCAGCAGGTCCAGCTCCATTGCAAACACACCAAACTTTTCTCTACGTCCTCACCTAAATGTTGTAATGAACACCACAAGTGAATAAAAGCCGAGTTAAAccgttcaaattcattttttgtcGTCTTCCATTCACACAAATTCAACAATTTGCTCAGGTTTGGCGCGCTTCCGGTAAAAGGCGGGGCGTCGTCTAGAAGCCAATGAAATAGCGGGTGACGACATCAACCGAGCAAATCAGTCGGCTTGTTCCGTTCACGTGACACAATTTGTTTTCTAAACCAAAATTTGTAAGACAAAATGACGTCAGGCTTTCATTATCGTCTACTCGTTTGTTGAAGTTGATTGTTTTGTCatagtaaaataaatgtatattccGTGGAAAGGTCAGTGAATAACGATAAAATGATCGAAGTGTTTCTCCGACCCGGCAAAGCAGTAGTGAATGTGACGTCATCAGCAGGtgaaaaatgaaagtgaaagggAATTCCCTTCTGAGAGACCGAACAGAGGACATGACTGAACTTTACAGCAGGTaagattttcttttccttttcatGACGTCATTTTCATTCACACGTGTACTTTGTGTTTACGTTACTAAAACATTTATACTAGACAGCACAAATACATTTAACGTTACTTATGTATCTGTCGTCTGCACAGGAAAAGTTTTGTGCTTGATCATCACATTATTATTGCTAATCAGTCATTTGGGGCTATGTAACCAAGTCGagtcaagtgtgtgtgcgtgtgtgtgtctgtttggaAAGTGAGAGTAGAAAGTGAATTGTGTTTTATGCTccggttttctttttcttgtctgGAATGTTATAAGTGCAAAGTGTTGTGTGCCATGTGGGACACATCAGCTACATCATGTTTGGGGTCAGACGTGTACAAGTGGTCCTCGTCCTTTTTGGGGTGCTTGCACCCACACTCTGTTGCGATTGGCTAAGTCGATACACAGATTTGAGTGACAAGTGTTTGACTCTGCTGCAGAACCTGGTAAGTATGGCATCCAGATGGTCTTGGTGGGGTTGGGTGTTGGGGATGAGGGTCTGAGGGGTCTGCATGCTATCTGTGTACCAaatgaaataacttgtgaaatgaCCTTCCAGGGTGGTCCCATCACGGAGGCTGAATTTCCACTTCCGTTCCCCATAAAACTTTACAAGCAGGCGCAGAATTCTCAGGTAAGAGTCCTTTTTTATTCACATCACTCGCTTCCTGCTTGTGACAGCCAATCCGAGCACAGACGTTGACCAGCGTGTCGGTCCTTGCAGACGTCGTGCAAAGTGTCGTTTGTCCGGAACAACTTGGGACAGATTTTGGATCTTTACCAGAAAGTCAACACATCCAAAGTGGGCTGGGACGCCAATGACTTGGAAGAGCTGCTCATCATCCTGCATAGACAGAAGGAAGAACTCAGCACATGTGTATGTACTCCCTCTTTTCGGATGCGCTCCTCTCTTATGGATGCTCGTCTTATGTCTTATATCTCATGTAAAcccttttttatatattgctattaggggtgtcaaaattagtgcgttaattttgagttaat is a window of Vanacampus margaritifer isolate UIUO_Vmar chromosome 2, RoL_Vmar_1.0, whole genome shotgun sequence DNA encoding:
- the rdm1 gene encoding RAD52 motif-containing protein 1 isoform X3 translates to MELDLLEFLVPVENNKTLFVWNITPDLTEAHIHERLHEIFSSFGPLYLVKVHSNDPLSSPGFNGMIKFYSAAQARKAQQSTDGSMLFQNTPLKLSSKQTPHFLSRSRPLSHARCVDLANHCLGFNGWTCDIIALKELPDEEEDKADVSGQVRVKLGCVVEISFPRHGVSTRGAAMVEDVLVHTGPETLLQKRRSLHKLVRDRAAVQAFSTVLLVLLGEGKVMVELRRSAEHLFSEEPEGLIQVHNSDQNRDQVENLPADEDLWEHEDLDLTVW
- the rdm1 gene encoding RAD52 motif-containing protein 1 isoform X1, which encodes MELDLLEFLVPVENNKTLFVWNITPDLTEAHIHERLHEIFSSFGPLYLVKVHSNDPLSSPGFNGMIKFYSAAQARKAQQSTDGSMLFQNTPLKVKLSSKQTPHFLSRSRPLSHARCVDLANHCLGFNGWTCDIIALKELPDEEEDKADVSGQVRVKLGCVVEISFPRHGVSTRGAAMVEDVLVHTGPETLLQKRRSLHKLVRDRAAVQAFSTVLLVLLGEGKVMVELRRSAEHLFSEEPEGLIQVHNSDQNRDQVENLPADEDLWEHEDLDLTVW
- the rdm1 gene encoding RAD52 motif-containing protein 1 isoform X2, producing the protein MELDLLEFLVPVENNKTLFVWNITPDLTEAHIHERLHEIFSSFGPLYLVKVHSNDPLSSPGFNGMIKFYSAAQARKAQQSTDGSMLFQNTPLKVKLSSKQTPHFLSRSRPLSHARCVDLANHCLGFNGWTCDIIALKELPDEEEDKADVSGQVRVKLGCVVEISFPRHGVSTRGAAMVEDVLVHTGPETLLQKRRSLHKLVRDRAAVQAFSTVLLVLLGVRQVRGKSWWSCDARRNISSPRSLKDSSRSTTQTRIGTRWRIFLLMKTSGNTKTWT
- the ifnphi1 gene encoding interferon phi 1 → MTELYSSYIMFGVRRVQVVLVLFGVLAPTLCCDWLSRYTDLSDKCLTLLQNLGGPITEAEFPLPFPIKLYKQAQNSQTSCKVSFVRNNLGQILDLYQKVNTSKVGWDANDLEELLIILHRQKEELSTCILPAKSAGCFSKAVRRYYCRLTRAALNGTEGGSTSWEMIRSETKMHLQQLHLFVAAM